CGGTACAGCTCCGCATGTTCCGGGAAGAAGTCGGATTCCATGCCTAGCAGGACATCAATGCGGCCTTCGTATTCTTTTTGCAGCGACAATACTTCCTCCACATAGTGGACCAGCTCGGACTTGGCCATGGCAATGCGCGGAAAAGCCTGCTCGGACGGGCTTCCGAAGTAAGGTGAATGATCGGAAATACCGATAACATCCAGCCCCGCCGCTATTCCGGCTTCAATATAATCCCGGATGGTGCCGTCAGCATGGCCGCAGCGGAAATGATGGGTATGCAGGTCGAACTTCATAATGGGAACATCTCCTTAGGCCAATATGGCGAAATAGGGTGCAGGTTACTCTGAGCCGATGAACTGGGTCTCGGGCATTCCCTTAAGGTCGCTCAGGAACTGTCTCATCGCAGAGTTGACATACTTGCCGGACTTGGTAATAACACCTACAGGATGGGTAACCTCAAGCTCGATGATCGGGACGATCCGCAGGGTGCCGCTTCTGACCTCGGCAGTGACAGACTGCTTGGAGATGACCGCCGCTCCCAGATCAAGCTCGACCATCCGCTTCACTTCCTCACTGCTGGTCAGCTCCATAATCACCAGCGGCTGAATACCGTGCCTCGCCAGCACCTCATCGACAAATTTCCGGCCGACCGTATCCGGTGAGAGCAGGATGAGCGGGATGGTCCCCAGTGCCTCGATCCCGGCTGTTTTGACCTGGGCCAGCGGATGGCGTGGCGAAACAACCAGTTCGAAAGTATCATAATACAGGACCGAGGTCGTCATCCCCGGATTACGGCCGATCAGGTAGCCGATGCCGACATCCACAATCCCGTTCTCGACTTGCTGGTAGATCTGGGAGGAGGACATGGATGAGATTGAGGTTTTGATATGAGGGAACTGATCCTGGAAATAGGAGAGCACCCTGGGGAGAATCTGGATGGCGATGGAGGTGGTCGTACCGAGAATAATATGCCCTTGGGGATTCTCTTCGAGATCGGCAAGGCGCTGCTTAAGCTCATCTACGATTCCGACAATCTGTTCCGCGTGGGCGAGGAAGACCTTGCCCCTGTCCGTTAGCGTCACCGGCTGGTTCCGGTCAACAAGCTGGGTTTTGAACTCTTCCTCCAGGCTTTTGATCTGGGCCGAGACTGCCGGCTGCGTCAGGTTGAGCAGCTCGCCAGCCTTGCGGAAGCTCATGGTTTTGGAGATGGTGATCAGTGTTTCGAGCTGGCTGATATTCATGGACTGTCCCCCTTATGGCTACCATATGGTGCCGCCGTATATTTGTACAAACAGGGAAAGCCTCAGCTTTCCGGAGGGCGTATGCGCACATGACGGCTTCCAGAATTAGAGTCTGCAAGCCGCGGATTCTGACAAAATAGATAGGTGAAAGGGTTGCTGTGAGTGCTGCACTCGGAGGGTGTGACGCCGCAGATCTTACGTGTATTGATTAAATTATAGGAGATTCCTCCCGGGAGGGCAATGTTGCGCTCCAAACTATCTTCAGAAATCATTCGACAAGACCATTAATTTTTGGTGAATAATGCCGATATATGAAGTATAATAAATCATTATTGCTTAGGACTTTTGGTATATGACTAAAGACTGGTCGAGGGGGACAGCACTTTCATGAAAGCAGAAGTAATCAATCCGTTTTTAGAGTCTGCGCGCATTGTAATTGAACAGGTGATCCAAGTCTCGCCATCCACCGGTATGCTGGGGATCAAGGATATTGAACTGATCGATGATCATATATGGATTCAAGTGGGAATGACAGGTCAGCTCAGCGGGGATATTATCTTCGGGATCGCCGAGCAGGTGGCGCTGAAGATCGTGTCAGCCATGATGGGCGGCTATGTGATAACAGAGATGGATGAGATGGGCCAGAGCGCCATTTCGGAGCTGGGCAATATGATCAGCGGCAATGCCAGTACTATTCTCTCCAATCAAGGGGTGTCGGTAGACATTACTCCGCCGAAGCTGATGAAGTCCGAGAGTATGTCCATTCTGCCGCGCAAAGCGCTGAGTATTCCTCTTCTGATGGAAGGCATCGGGGAGCTTGATATTCAGGTTATGATCTCTTAGGCGGATAATCGGGAGTTGAATCTATTCCATGGCATTACAAGGTAAGATTGTGGTAATTACAGGAGCTTCGAGCGGGATTGGCGCACTTACGGCGCAGATGCTCAGCGGGCACGGGGCGGTTCCCGTTCTGCTGGCCCGGTCCAGGGACAAGCTGCAGGCTGTTGCGGCGGGCATTCAGGGGGAGCATGGGCTGTTCGTCTGTGATGTGACCGATGAGGCGGCAGTGCAGCGTACCTTTGCGGAGATCCTGGAGCAATACGGCAGAATTGACATTCTGCTCAACAACGCCGGTTACGGCAAGTTTGCGGCTTTTACAGAGATGGAGTCTGAAGAGTTCGCTGATATGATGGATGTTAACTATATGGGAATTGTGCGCTGCACCAAGGCTGTCGTTCCTCATATGCTTACGCGCGGCAGCGGTCAGATCGTGAATGTGGCTTCCATGGCCGGCAAAATCGGAACGGCACGCTCAGTGTCCTACACGGCCACCAAGCATGCCGTTCTCGGCTTCACCAATGCGCTCCGCCAGGAGCTGCGTAAGAGCGGTGTTATTGTCTCGGCTGTGAATCCCGGACCTATCGCCACCGAATTCTTCAAGATTGCCGACCCTTCAGGCAATTATGAACGAAGCGTAAGCCGTATGATGATGACGCCGCAGCATGTGTCCGCGAAGATCGTCAAGCTGATGGATAAGGGTAAAGAGGAAGTGGACCTGCCCGGTCTGGCAGGCTTCGGCATCCGGCTCTATGGCCTGTTCCCGCGGCTGGCAGACAAGCTGACCTATAACCTGATGAACAGAAAATGAATAAAATGTAGTTTCGATGTGTGGCGTGAACGACTTGTCCCCCTTTGGTATACAGGATGGTATGACCGTTTAAATACGGCCCTACTTAGATTTTATGGCCTTCCATTTGGTGGAGAGGCCTTTTTGGCATATAATGAACATATTATCTTAAGTGAAAAGGATGAAACCCTATTATGAATAAAGCTTCTTTTGCGGCTATCGGCATCCAGGAAGACCTTGCTGCCCGATTGTCTGAATTCGGCATCACCGAACCATCCCCTGTACAGGAGCAGACGATTCCGCTTCTGCTGGAAGGAAGAGATGTTCTGGCCGCATCCCAGACAGGAACAGGCAAGACACTGGCTTATCTGCTGCCGCTGCTGCAAGGGATTAACCCGGACTCGAAATCTGTGCAAAAGCTGGTGCTGGCGCCAACCCAGGAGCTGGCGATGCAGATTCTCCGTGAAGCGGAGCGCTACGGGGCACACCGTGGCATCCGGGCCATAGGACTGATCGGCGGGGCGGCGATCAAGCGCCAGATTGACAAGCTGCGGGAGCATCCGCAGCTGGTGGTAGGCACCCCGGGACGCATACGTGAGCTGATCGGGCTGCGCAAGCTCAAGATGCATGAGGTGAGCACAATTATTCTCGATGAGGCGGATCAGATG
The sequence above is a segment of the Paenibacillus sp. FSL R7-0204 genome. Coding sequences within it:
- a CDS encoding LysR family transcriptional regulator encodes the protein MNISQLETLITISKTMSFRKAGELLNLTQPAVSAQIKSLEEEFKTQLVDRNQPVTLTDRGKVFLAHAEQIVGIVDELKQRLADLEENPQGHIILGTTTSIAIQILPRVLSYFQDQFPHIKTSISSMSSSQIYQQVENGIVDVGIGYLIGRNPGMTTSVLYYDTFELVVSPRHPLAQVKTAGIEALGTIPLILLSPDTVGRKFVDEVLARHGIQPLVIMELTSSEEVKRMVELDLGAAVISKQSVTAEVRSGTLRIVPIIELEVTHPVGVITKSGKYVNSAMRQFLSDLKGMPETQFIGSE
- a CDS encoding chemotaxis protein CheX; translated protein: MKAEVINPFLESARIVIEQVIQVSPSTGMLGIKDIELIDDHIWIQVGMTGQLSGDIIFGIAEQVALKIVSAMMGGYVITEMDEMGQSAISELGNMISGNASTILSNQGVSVDITPPKLMKSESMSILPRKALSIPLLMEGIGELDIQVMIS
- a CDS encoding SDR family NAD(P)-dependent oxidoreductase; protein product: MALQGKIVVITGASSGIGALTAQMLSGHGAVPVLLARSRDKLQAVAAGIQGEHGLFVCDVTDEAAVQRTFAEILEQYGRIDILLNNAGYGKFAAFTEMESEEFADMMDVNYMGIVRCTKAVVPHMLTRGSGQIVNVASMAGKIGTARSVSYTATKHAVLGFTNALRQELRKSGVIVSAVNPGPIATEFFKIADPSGNYERSVSRMMMTPQHVSAKIVKLMDKGKEEVDLPGLAGFGIRLYGLFPRLADKLTYNLMNRK